In Gammaproteobacteria bacterium, one DNA window encodes the following:
- a CDS encoding NAD(P)-dependent alcohol dehydrogenase, which produces MKTIKAAVVRQPGGPFQIEELVQDEPHFDEVRVRIVATGMCHTDMVARDQLYQVPLPIVLGHEGSGIVEQIGSNVKKVAVGDHVVLTYMWCGHCKPCLNGDLTYCEHFYALNFNGAREDGSTSTFTAGNTAEPIHDHFFGQSSFGTFALVHERNVIKVPNDAPLELLGPLGCGIQTGAGAVINALKVSPGSSFAAFGGGAVGLSAVMAARAAGATTIISADVVPARLALAMELGATHTINSRETDPVEAVRKITGGGADFALESSGRSAVLRQAIDALAIRGTCGIVGAPALGTEASFDVNGVMTAGKRIIGIVEGDSKPDLFIPALVELYQQGRFPFDKLVKFYSLDQINQAAEDSEKGITIKPIIRLE; this is translated from the coding sequence GTGAAAACAATCAAGGCAGCCGTTGTCCGCCAGCCAGGCGGGCCTTTCCAGATAGAAGAACTGGTACAGGATGAGCCACATTTTGATGAAGTGCGCGTGCGCATTGTCGCAACAGGAATGTGCCATACCGATATGGTCGCGCGCGATCAGCTTTATCAAGTGCCGCTTCCCATCGTGCTTGGACATGAAGGATCGGGGATAGTCGAGCAAATCGGCAGCAACGTGAAGAAAGTCGCGGTTGGCGATCACGTGGTGCTGACTTATATGTGGTGCGGTCACTGCAAGCCTTGTTTGAATGGTGATCTGACTTATTGCGAGCATTTTTATGCCCTGAATTTCAATGGCGCACGCGAAGATGGCAGCACATCAACCTTCACAGCCGGTAACACAGCGGAACCCATTCACGATCATTTCTTTGGGCAGTCGTCATTCGGCACCTTTGCGCTGGTGCACGAACGTAACGTCATCAAAGTACCCAACGATGCGCCCTTGGAGTTGCTCGGCCCGCTGGGCTGCGGCATTCAGACTGGCGCGGGAGCCGTGATAAATGCACTCAAGGTGAGTCCGGGCAGCAGTTTCGCGGCTTTTGGCGGCGGCGCAGTGGGACTCAGCGCTGTGATGGCGGCACGGGCTGCCGGCGCTACCACCATCATCTCGGCGGACGTGGTTCCTGCGAGATTGGCATTGGCGATGGAACTTGGAGCCACGCACACCATCAACAGCCGGGAAACCGATCCCGTCGAAGCGGTTCGTAAAATTACCGGTGGTGGCGCTGATTTCGCACTGGAATCCAGCGGACGCTCAGCCGTGCTGCGTCAGGCCATTGATGCGCTGGCTATCCGGGGAACATGCGGCATTGTCGGCGCACCTGCGTTGGGTACCGAAGCGAGCTTCGATGTGAACGGCGTGATGACGGCAGGGAAACGCATTATCGGCATCGTCGAAGGCGATAGCAAACCGGATCTTTTCATTCCGGCGCTGGTTGAGCTTTATCAGCAGGGAAGATTTCCTTTTGACAAGCTAGTGAAGTTTTACTCCCTCGATCAAATCAATCAAGCTGCTGAAGATAGCGAGAAGGGCATCACGATTAAACCGATTATCCGGCTAGAGTAA